The genome window GTATAAAttgctgtaaaaaaaaatcgatattCGATTTGGACTCACAACACTTGCCAATTACAAGTGGCCAACAGTTCAGCTGGGCATCTGGCCTGGCCTAATGGCCTTCTGGCCTTCTGGCCAACTGAACATCTGGCCAACTCATTGCAATTGGTAACCAAAGAATGCCAAACAAGTGATGAAGCCAGATCGAAGCCAGTCAATTGCTTGACTAGGCCAAGTTGCAACCTCTGATGATGATGCCCCATTGAAATGGCCCAGAGtgtcagacagacagttaCTCATAACAATGGTTAAACAAGCAAAGGCAAGGAACAGAAAGTGCGGGATGAGTAGGATGAGCAGGATGAGCAGGATGAGCATACAGGGCGTTGGCTGCAAAAATGGAATTCAATTTCCATACAATTATCGaacaatttctttttcaaaTGAACCAAATGAAAATCTGTAAACTTTTGCCGCAAGCTCTGGCTGAGAATGAAATGTGAAAGAGGCGTGAGAAGTGAGTGGAGAAGTACAAAGGAAACATAGATTTGATTTGGGTTGAAAATGCGCTGATTTCAATAGAAAGTGAATTTTGCctttaacaacaaacaacacatGATATAAGCAATCAATGGAGAGTCTTAACTAAGTGCCAGAGACtaagcaacaacagtaacaacaaggAGAACAATAGGAAGAGCAAGTAAGAAAGTCTACAGTTGAGTTGATCGACTGTTAGATGCCCAATAAACGTTAACTAATTatcatcataaataaaatacaaatttaaaaacaattaaaatgggcaaaaaaatatttttttttcttttcttttggattaaaaaattataattgtggaacaatcattaattttaatgactGTAACTTGGCGGgtaaacaattttcttttttattttttttttatttctatgacTTTTTACAGCGCGACATGGGAGGGATCGAACCCAGCCGCAGGaccttacttaaaaaaaatttaacatgaataacaactatttaaaaatagataaataaaataaaaaaaaaaaataataataattatttttttattttttttaatttgaatatgggACTTTCTTTGTCAAGCTAAagatagattttaatgaacttGATCTTAATATAATCGTTATTGATCGTTCTTTCAAAAATCGTTAGacgattttgttaaatatcagCCCAAGAGAGCGtcttaaaatcagaaaaatgCATCTGCtggattataaaaataaaaaaaggagtAAAAATTAACGTCAGATTCGACTAGTTTTGAGCTGAATTTTTTTGGCTTctgttattttattagttcTGCGTAAAATTGGCAAAAGAGGTCCTTAAGCGGGCCCACAAAAGTATGCCATGAaaagttgttgtattttgcaaaattttatcaaaataatgaaCATTTTGTCGATAATTTAACTTAATCTGCCCTCAACTCTTATTGTCTTTGAGTGCTAGATGTTTTTAGGGAGAGATAACCACTCGCACAAATTGATAAGCCTCTGTATGCTTTGGTATACTGGGCTAATGAGAACGAGAACCActcaaaatacaaatcaaGCTCACATATATGCGTCTATTGTTCGAAATACAAATTGTGTGTGcagatatgtgtgtgtataaaatagaaaaccaTTGTAAATTCCCAACCGACATGTAAAAGGAGTTGAGGAGTGAGTGAGAGGGCATGGGAAGTGAATGAAAGAGAGGGAAAGCAAATATGTTTGGCAATCAGTCGTTAGACATTTGTGATGTGTTGTAATTTGCGTATTCATAAACCAGCCAAGTgtgtgagagacagagagagagggaaagagagagagagagagtatgtGCGAGAGAGAGCAAACATTAAACATCGTGTAAATTTGGTttgtttgactttatttttatcaatttattcaagaatattttcgttttattttcctctttttttttttaaccattGGACTTGGTCCTTTGCTCTTGGCCAACATTTTTGGCCTTAGTTTGAGAAAAATTGCAtagtgttaaataaattacacacacacacacacacacacatacatacacacacacacacacacaggaagAAATAGAGGGCCAATCAGTCTTTTTGCCTGTCAGCGAggataacaaaattaattttttagacatGAATACATATTCACATATACGGGTACTCATGCATGTGTGAGTACACACTCATATGAATAAGTCGTTCGCAACAGACTCTTTCATAAGTTTTTTGCTCAAcctacattttaattgaattaaacacaaaaagaatgagttaactttaacttttttgtcctttttaataagtaaaatatttaatttagtttatttaagatCTCAgcttatatttgaaattccaATATTTCTTTTACAAATTACATATATCTCAAACTATTTTATCATACTTTTCACtaacttatatttaagtaatttgcttcaaaatatttataaaataagcaCATAAAAGTAACTTCCttggcaaataaaacaaagttcaAGAAGGTTGTGTTAAGAGTCTTGAAAGCAGAAAATTACGCCCAGCAGCAACTTCCTCGACTAAGTGCTGTCAAGGACCTGCTAGtcctttatatacatatatatatatataaatacatgcaAACTTCTCTTTGTAACTTGGTCTTGTGAGTAACTCAATTAAATCTCGACTGAACGAACAATTAGTTCACGACGAGCATTCCATAGAATTCACGACGAATAACTTTTTCCGATGAAAGATACAATTTAGACACTTTTTTGAGATAGTGATGAGAGTTAGATTTGAATCACAATTAGACTCTGGCaatgaattttaatgcagaatcaaaaaagaggtcaaattatgataaaattgatatctGGCaaagaaatcggttgagatttgacagagttatggcAATGTGAACTTTTTGAAATAGTGCAAAAATATGTCAAGGGGAAAAGTCtagaaaaattgacagtatGGAAAAAAGGAACAGTgaggcaaaaaaattaaatttttcagttttgatgcagaatcaaaatgtaggtcaaattatgataaaattgatatatcgcaaggaaatcggttaagatttgacagagttatgacagtttgaagtttgtgaaaagtgtcaaggggaaaattcaaaatatagtaaaatagACAGTTATCGATACTATGGAAAAAAGAGACAGTgaggcaaaaaaaattcagtttttcagttttgatgcagaatcaaaatgtaggttaaatgattaaaaaattgacattccacaaggaaatcggttgagatttgacagagttatgacagcttaaagtatgaaaagtttaaaagtgtcaaggggaaagtatagTAAAAATACACAGTGATCGATATCATGAATTAAATAGACAGTGAGggataataaattatatttttcagttttgatgcagaatcaaaatgtagatcaattgattaaaaaattgacattccgcaaggaaatcggtggagttttgacaaagttatgacagtatAAAGTTTGGAAATAAGTATCTAGGGGAAAGTGTAGTAAAAATAGACAGTAATCAGAAGCAtagagaaaatggacagtgagggaaaagtattcaattttccaaatttgatgcagaatcaaattagaagtaaaaacaagataaaattgatttatcgctagaaaatcggttcagttataacaaagttatgacagtttgaagtttttgaaaaagtgtcaagggttAAAAAAGGGAAACAATTTATGTAAGTCCCAACTGTTAATCTAACTTAATTAACTCGATATAACTTCAAACAAATATCGGACTTGAAAATCGCTTTCGCGATCATCGACTTATCGATTTCTcgatgtttttgaaaaaatgtcaagggtgaAGTAGGGAAAAAATGGATGTAAGTATCAACTGTTaatctaaattatttaactcgatataacttcaaataaatatcgGACTTGAAAATCGCTTTCGCGATCATCGACTTATCGATTTCTcgatgtttttgaaaaaatgtcaagggtgaAGTAGGGAAAAAATGGATGTAAGTATCAACTGTTaatctaaattatttaactcGATATAACTTCAAACAAATATCGGACTTGAAATCGCTTTCGCGATCAGCGATTTATCGATTTCTcgatgtttttgaaaaagtgtcaagggttAAGTAGGGAAAAAGTTGATGTAAATTCCAACTGTTaatctaaattatttaactcGATATAACTTCAAACAAATATCGGACTTGAAAATCGCTTTCGCGATCAGCGACTTATCGATTTATCGATTTCTcgatgtttttgaaaaagtgtcaagggttAAGTAGGGAAAAAATTGATGTAAGTCCCAACTGTTAATCTAACTTAATTAACTCGATTAATCTTCAAACAAATATTGTACTTGAAAATCGCTTTCGCGATCAATCGACTTATCGATTTCTCGATGTATTTAAACCCTAGTAGTGCATAGAAAAGTGAAGATAGTCGCTTACCAGTGGGACTCGGCGTCAGGGACATCATGTCGAAGTGGATGTTCTTCTGCTCGAAGGAATAGTCCTTGAGGAACGTGAGCTTGGCTCCCCGGGTCTTTGTGAGTCCGGCAACGGCATTGTTAATGCTCCGCAGATATTCCCGTTTGCCGAAGTTCGTGTGCGGTGCGATGAGGCCGATGTTGAGTTGTTCCTTGTTGGCGGTGGCGCCTTTGCTCAGACTGTTGCCGCCGTTGGTCAGACGCaaagcaacagttgctgttggGCAGAGgcagcacagcagcaacatgggCAAAAGCAGTGAGAACAACATGCTTGATTTACTTTGTATGCATGTgaagtaattgttgttgctgttgttcatgttgttgttgttggcagatgtagttgttgttgttgttcttagaTTGCTATTGGcagtgttgcagttgctgttgttgtgcttgtcgcatgttgttgttgtgtgtttaaagcaattgaaatgctttttgctgctgctgtcactCGGCTtgccagcaacagttgctgctgctgctgttgttactgttgctgttgctgctgctggtgttgctgttgttgctgctgttgctgctgttgttgttgtgccacatttcagctttactttttttgttgtcagcTGTCGCTTtgtcctgttgctgttgttgttgctgctgctgcgtttgctgttgctgtcgtcggcatgttgctgctgcacagCATGGCCCATTAATTCCACCATTACCTATACAATTCAATTGTGcactacttcttcttcttctgcttctgctgcttcttcttcttgctgccacaataattatatttaatttaattcaattgattgcaattattttttggttgctgctgttgctgttgctgtggttccagttgctgttgtcgctgacAATTGGTGTTGTTCTCTTGACTAATTCGATTTCTTTGCTGCATTCATTTCGCATTCAGttgatttattattcatttaaattcctGATTATTTGCcttcattttttgtatattcctttattataagttttttttttatattttgtttttaatttattttattcaaatatgtattttttttattattttttatttatttggtggATGGACTGGGTTCAAAAACAGTTGCATTTTTTGtgcaatattttgttgttcttgttgttgttgcagttgttgctgttgcaagtgttgcaacttgtatttaatttcacGTCCTCGTTGCCCCTTGTGGCAGTAGGTTAAGCTATTGAAATTGCTGGCATGAAACATGAAACATGGGTTAAAGTtatttaacacacacacacacacacacacacacacacacacacacacacacatgcaacaacagcagcacttGACGCTTTCCGTTTCCGTTAATAATTCGCGGCACGTTGCACGCTGCACTATggtaaaaataactattttctaatacaaaaaatcgattttttttaatattattttttatattttcagagctaaataattttttgaatctaAAATAGACAGCTAAATTCAGatgtgcttaaaataaaaataataattaagaaaaaaaaagagtctACAGAagctttaataattatatttaaaatattaaattattaaacgcAGAGTTTTCTATAAAAGTTTTATCTTTCTTAATACGTATATTTTCAaagcttaataatttttttaatctaaaatagAAAGTTAAATCCAGATGTGcttcgaataaaaataataattaagaaaaaaatgattcTACAGAagctttaataattatatttataataattaattattaaacgcAGAGTTTTCTATAAAAGTTGTATCTTTAgttttgaattatatttttgttactgtACCATTTAATTAgctgttaataaatattataaatacattatttatgacactgtatttatacttttgccaaattatataaactttcactattttgattttagtttcAAAGTGATTGCCACAAATTGTTACATTTGCTCCACAGTGCAACGGATATGCAGCGcgttttatattcattttgttgctgctgttgctgtgtgtCAGCTGATctgagaaaaatatataaaaaacaagagTTCCATATAATGGAATTTAATATACTCGCTggaatttttctatttatcaACTCAGAAATTTTCCGCTTCGGAGATTCGAACCTTCAGTTGTAAAATATGTGAGCTTTGTTTGCAATTAAAGtcaaaagcaaattaattgaagTCAAGCTTCTGTTTAATTGTCAATTCCGCGAATTGATAGTCGATGAGAGTCAACAATTTATTTCACATTTCTGAGTATTTTGTAGTAGCAATAAAGCGTGTAAGTCAATCAATTTTCCTgctatatttacatataacaAATAGCATGATTTGAATTACCcacaagttttaattaaaaaacaaaaagctaatacatttttttcaatgtcggtttttatttttagtttttgccttcccaaattatttttccaattaatttaaatgtttgcctttacaatttatttttcccaattttaaattctatcgCCTTCCCAATTAATTTTTCccaatttatatttctaactAATTTTTGCCttctcaataaatttattcgatttttgacttcttaattcatttttcccattcttaaattcttttgaaatttgccaattccatttatattttttccaatttataATTCCATTTAATATTGCCTTCCCAATTAATACTTTTCCTAGTCGTTGGacctaacaatttaataatattactcCTTATTGAAatctaatattatatatttataaaactgaGTATCGTTtgtaacaaaattgaaaacaaaaaaaatttgggaTTTGAAAGTGCTTTGGtaactagacttttacctcataTAGAGGTTTTTTCTTAAAGATtcgtattaaatttatttatcaaaaagcTTAGAGGGAATCTATATATAATCTATAATTTATCTATCTATAATATCtaatatgatatatttataaaactgaGTATCGTttataacaaaattgaaaacaaaaaaaatttgagacaTGAAAGTGCTTTGGTAACTAGACTATTACCTCATGTAGAGGTTTTTTCTTAAAGATTCgtattagatttatttattaaaattcttagagGGAATTCCTGATTTCTTTTTTGGTTACTTCTTGCAATTTTCTGAGCAAGGAATTGTATAAGGGGCGTGTTAGCCAAGTTATGGCCGTTTATTgctactattattattattatgattactGTTATGATTACTGCAATTATTGATAATATTGTTGTGCTCTTTTTTTCGTCAATTTGTCTCATTTTGTGAACTTGGGCGTCGCCTGTCAACGCCAAAAATCGCTACTCAGAGTGGCCTGAAGTGGGCGTGTCTGCTGGGTGGGAAAGGGGAAGGGAGGGAGgtaaaggggcgtggcagggtGTGGGATTTTAGCAAAAGCTTCGACGTCAGCAGGTTGTcattattcttgttgttgttgttgttgttatctcGCGGCATCGCAGCTCTCGGCTTTTGTTGCCTGCCTGCCTCGTTTTTATTCGTATTGCAACTGAAGCTAAGGGCGTATCCGGAATACAAAATACGGACTACAGACTACGGACTACGGCAACTGAAATACGATTACAGTGAGCAGCTGAATTTGGGATTCAAGTTTTCTACTCTTGCCCAACAATTTGTGCTCTGTCCTTAAACAGAATATTTCTCCCACTTTGCTGCTGTCAATAAGCTGGCAAATTTGTACATGGAAGGGTCTCTGTATTTTAGTCGCTGTGTACACTCAGAGAAACAATATTACTAGCtacttttcataaaatattttcttaatttcttaaaaaaaaactattaataaaatatataatgaaaacTGCTTACACTTTAACTTTATATTAACCGAGTAGACGAATGTGAATCAGTTATGCTAACTCTACAGGGCCCAGAAAAgctttattaacatttaaaaatagctaaaaaaaaaagctagaaGTTTCGCAAGCAAAGctgatttatttacaaagtTTGAACTTTGATGCCGAATTTGATCAGTTTGCATTTGGAATTACGCAAAACGTCTTCTAATCTCACTACGAATTTATcccagctatgttgtgtgaaaatttcagcctcctagctCTTACGGTTTAAGCTGcacaatgctcagtcagtcaggacaatgagtttttatttggaatacttaaagtaaatttaaaacgaaaaattttgctgaaataaaattagaacagTTTAAAGAAACAGTTTAACGATACAGAACATAAactaaatattcatttatttttaataaaaaaattttaatgtcgGATAATTCCTAATTTTTCTCTACCCAATATTCCAGTGTTGTTCAGTTATTAAATTCACTCTTTTATTTCTATGCTTTTGCCATAAatgatttcaattataaatatgacttttgtttatgttaacTATGTTTTTTCGCTgcgtgtaaatataaatttatccTCGACTGTAGATACACACATGCATTAGGACGAGTGTAGCATAAATGCTAAgcctgttgtgtgtgtgtgtgtgtgtattgcttGATCTCAGACATAGACACAGACACCAAaaacaacatgaacaacaataacaacaataagttGAAAGGCATCGACTTATAAAAGACAAGAAATTTTAGGgcttttgtgtatgtgtgtgtgtgtgtgtgtgtttgaccTTCTGTGTCTTTGCAgctattgtttgttgttgttgtcaagtCAGCCCGCAAAATATAATCACTGCTTTGTTTCCTTAGCTTTGggtcaacaacaaaacaatacaacaacaatacaaaacaatacaacaccacaaacacacacacacacacacatgcacacacagacatatacTCAAAgtataaatacaaacatatttgtttatatttatttatttaattaacatcaACATAAAAGCAGCTGAccaaatataatacaaaatttaatttataactatttGAATGTATTaaacattcatttaaattaacaattaaagagATAAGCTCTAGAATGAAGtatttccaattttgtttcattcagtttatttgcacattttgtattttttgttcttacatggacaaaaataatgttttgagAACAATGTTACCCCTGATtctatgtaattttaaaagtccTTATCATAACAGGAGGATCGcacttaaatacttaaaatgtgctaataataacatgctataaatttaaaaaaaaaaatgtattttaaactcaaaaagcgggcaccaaaaattaattttagaactatggttgcTTGGTGAAAACATTTTAGAATTGATAGAAGAATAAGAATTACCATATTTTTTTGGGAccataaaaatcaatgaaaactaataaacttatataaatatcagcacatttttttttcgagcgtacatatttatatgtttcgtattgtatttttatgccttttttattttgtatttaatttgagtgactatttttaaatttaatgctaaaTCTGCAGTCATACAAGTAGTTTTATTAaagtgtatatacatatttaaatattagcatattttttatcaagtgtacatatttatatgctaTGTATTGTAAATGTTTATGTATATGAGAACAGCATCGTGTATGCtgtgtatttatatacaagGCAAGacagcaataaattttatcttATGAAATCCAAATAAAATGCCGGCACtgctttctccctctctctctctcgccttctttcactccctctctctccctctctctctctctctctgtttctgcATCTCTCTCGCATTGCCTTCTGGTATGCggacattgcgtatacgcaacgttgtcTGCGCAAAAAGTTAACAGCCGCCTCACTATCTAAGCTGGCTGGCAGGTATCTCCTccttcccctttcccctcCTCTACCCACACCCCTGCCCCCCCTTGAGTACAGCACCCTCTGACTGGTTTGTTAGCTCGTTTTTGACCGACTCCAGATATTGTTTGGACTTTcactataccctgtaatcgaATGAAAAACTATGGCTCGAAATCTTTGGCAgacaaaacttaaaattgtcGTGactatttaacaattaataagttaaataaaaaaaaaaaaaaaaaaaactttccattttatttatattttaaaaaaaaaaataaagacaaaaaaaattgaatttcaatttttttttctatttgaaacga of Drosophila innubila isolate TH190305 chromosome X, UK_Dinn_1.0, whole genome shotgun sequence contains these proteins:
- the LOC117794257 gene encoding uncharacterized protein LOC117794257, which gives rise to MNNSNNNYFTCIQSKSSMLFSLLLPMLLLCCLCPTATVALRLTNGGNSLSKGATANKEQLNIGLIAPHTNFGKREYLRSINNAVAGLTKTRGAKLTFLKDYSFEQKNIHFDMMSLTPSPTGDGKAAKIRLLGI